In the Rhizophagus irregularis chromosome 8, complete sequence genome, one interval contains:
- a CDS encoding uncharacterized protein (SECRETED:cutsite_ASA-QI; SECRETED:prob_0.8901); SECRETED:SignalP(1-20) translates to MTRLLILATIILSVISYASAQIVDTLNTPIGPVTQGAKVAVTWALLPGADAGTATGDLSATDSATKNVLSIDPAVPLAPKTYLWNVQVPPGTYTLGLNDGSGLKQSGEVVVKAPAGGAAPAPAPGGDGKTAPAPAPAPAPPAKGAPAPAPAPGDGKTAAPSAPPAKGAPAPAPSATGGSPSTPSTPTGNSSSTPAAVSTGSASSIFPGFDVVLSLLSVAVAMSQF, encoded by the exons ATGACTCGTCTTTTAATATTAGCAACAATTATTCTTTCCGTCATTTCATATGCGTCAGCCC AGATTGTTGATACACTTAATACACCCATTGGACCTGTCACTCAAGGTGCAAAAGTAGCAGTTACATGGGCCCTTCTCCCTGGTGCTGATGCAGGTACCGCTACTGGGGACTTATCTGCTACAGATTCGGCCACCAAAAATGTTTTATCAATTGATCCAGCAGTACCACTTGCACCCAAAACTTATTTGTGGAATGTTCAAGTACCTCCTGGAACTTATACTCTTGGACTTAATGATGGTTCCGGTCTCAAACAAAGTGGTGAAGTTGTTGTTAAAGCACCCGCCGGTGGAGCAGCTCCCGCTCCCGCCCCTGGTGGCGATGGAAAAACAGCTCCCGCTCCAGCTCCAGCTCCCGCTCCTCCCGCTAAAGGAGCTCCAGCTCCAGCTCCCGCTCCCGGTGATGGTAAAACAGCCGCTCCTTCCGCTCCTCCTGCTAAAGGAGCTCCAGCTCCCGCTCCTTCAGCAACTGGTGGCTCACCTTCCACACCTTCCACACCTACAGg aaattcATCATCAACACCAGCTGCAGTATCAACGGGCTCAGCATCTTCAATTTTCCCAGGATTTGATGTTGTATTGAGTCTTTTGAGTGTTGCTGTCGCAATGTCACAATTTTAA